AAGTCAGTTCAAGAAATGATGGTGGTGTACGGAACACCGTGAACTAATTCTCCATGGACAAAACCCTGAATAGTAATATAGGTAATGTCAGGGCACTTCGAAGAGAAATCATTGTCGTGATTTTTACATGATTTATAAGCTAATTAATTAGTATGATGCTTTAATTAGCAAATGGTTTACAAAATAAACGTGACTCGTGGTGTACGGAACACCGTGAACTAAATCTCTATGGACATAACCGTGCAAATTCGTATAGGTAATGTCAGGGTACTACAAAGAGAAATTATTGTCGGGATTTTTACATGATTTATAAGATAATTACTAATTAATATGACGCTTCAATGAgcaaactgtttaaaaaaacaaaaaaacagtgaATCGTGGTGTACGGAACACCGTGAACTAATTCTCCATGGACAAAACCCTGAATAGTAATATAGGTAATGTCAGGGTACTTCGAAGATAAACATGATCTATAAGCTAATTAATTAGTATGACGCTTTAATTAGCAAATGGTTTTAAAAATAATCGTGACTCGTGGTGTACGGAACACCGTGAACTAATTCTCTACGGACATAACCCTGCAAATTCGTAAAGGTAATGTCAGGGTACTACAAAGAGAAATTATTGTCgggatttttacatttataagataattattaattaatatgttAATGAGCAAACGTTTTAAAAAAATCGTGACTCGTGGTGTGCGGAACACCGTGAAGTTATTCGCTATGGACAAGATGGAGTCTGTCGAGTCACTGAGGCCATTTTACACGTCtggtaaaatgtataaaaaggtTATTGAAATGAGTTCTTATTCGACGAGTAAAAGCGCTATGTTTAGTTTCCGAAGTCTTATATAAAATAGTGAATATCCTCGGGTGTTAACGGTTCTAAACTGAGCGCGCTTTCCTGAGCTAAACCAGATTTAACCGGCCATGTTTTACCGGCCAACACCCTTCAGCAGCTGCAGCGTTTGAGCATGACTTCACTCGTTACCAACCGCTGCTAGGAATGAAATACAGGCTTTATACAGAGCTTCATGTGCTCATATAACTACAGGTTAATCTACGATAATTAAATAACCGACTTGTGGATTTGTATCCGATTACAGTCACTGATACTAACCTTCTATGGATGTTATTttgataaataattaataataaaaagatgcTGACCACTCAGTGAACGTTAAATTACACCGAGGCCCTGTGGACGTTGACTCAAAGAACCGTTCtctaaaaaaaatttacaaaaaacaaaacaaatacatttcctACCTTGGCACCAATTTGGTTGCCGCACTGTCCAGCTTGCAGATGAACAATCTCCCTCATTGTGAGCGCAGTAAAACTATTAACTTACACGTAACGAAACAACTCGCTGCTCTGCGCAGTAACAATGACACGAAAATCCGAGAAGAACCTGAATTTATTTAGTCCGTTCGACCTCCTAAACAACGCTATTGGCTGCCTAATGACTAACGCCCGCCTCCTCGTTATTTCAATTGGATAATGCATGACGCCTGTCAAGCGGCAAAGCGTAATACTATTGGCTGAAAGTGCTTTCACTGACCTGTGATTGGCAGATCAGCTCACAGCGCAGTTTTAAAATTGCTCCATGTATTTACCTCACCTGCGAGTCGCGAGTTTGTAACGGCAGCAGAATTTGATCAGCTCACGTGTTTGAATCGCGCGGCAAAAACACATTCAAAACAACGGCTGACTGGTCGAGCAGGTCTGGAACTAATTAgcatttttagaaaaaaaaaggttaaaaaggtGCCAAATTATGagatatataataaaacaaagtttATTTTGTGCTCTTTATGAGGACTTCTTCATAAGAATTGAACCCAAGTCCTCAGGAGTTGAATTTTGCTGTGGCACCCACACCACCAGAgtattattacttatattatataatataaacctACAAACGACTTCTTGGGAGAAAAAAAGTCTTTTACACGAGTCTCATTAAATGTAGAAATGATGCTGGTTTATTATTACCAATTACcatataattatttacattttagcatttagcagacgcccttatccaaagtgacttacattacagtatacagtctgagcaattgagggttaagggccttgctcaagggcccaacagcagcaacctggcagtggtggggcttgaaccaacgaccctctgatcactggaccagtactttaaccactaggctatacaGCCCATATATGGCCCATatatagggtgaccatattttggtttttaaaaaagaggacgCCTGGTTCGGGGAAGAAGGTCGTTGGtgacaccatggcaatgtgtatggggtagaggtttaaatagttgacaaatgagtcaataaccatccagctgtgttactgaactttaataaatgtacagctgctctttaacacgggtctttatggtcagataatcttattccttcacattcagcgttaagccctaaacaataataacaacaaattaaaaaacagttgtcacctataaataaaaatccctttattttttagtttctttgatgtattgtacaatcgtatcagccgacttaacaggagtgtttttaactttaatttgattcactttaatttacttgctcccatcagtagaaacccagcagtaagatgtgtcttctagtgcttgctgagcaatttccacagaatgcagggccatcacggtgttgacaagagcctctgtgttagtacgtgcatgtgaaaatcagacttattttaacaaaacagatgcactcctaaaaagacctaaaaacaaaccaatgcaaaaacatacTCAAAAAGAGGACTTgtccgggaaaaagaggacgtatggtcaccctacccATATATGTATCTTCCCCTCATGTAAACTCTGGTCTAGCCGCTCTAGCATTCATAACcaaaacaatattttaaatacatcatTGATCCCAATACTAAATAAGTAGGTATTGACTTAGCCGGGCCCTAGATATCACTTTGGACCCATGTCCTGTTATGGTGCTGTTCGGGGTTTCTCTGGATTCTCAGATCCCAGCTACAAAACAGCGTGTAATAGCCTTTAGTACCCTACTGGCCAGATGCGCCATTCTCCTGAGATGGAAACTTCCCTCTCCACCTACCCATAACTGGTGGCTCCAGGAGCTCTTGAGTAACATCAAACTGGAAAAGCTACGTGCTTTTGACACTATTAAGGAAAACTGTATTATTCCAGAATTGTTGTccctcacttttttttttgtatggggttgtttttgcttttttgcaGTTTCTATTGTTGATTAAGTTTATTGTTAATCCGTCTTTTACTCTCTTGATGTCTCTGtatgttttggtttgataaaagAAAATCTCAGTAAAGAaaatggttaaaaaaagtattgaCATTGAACAGAATCAACATTTACTCTAGTGCAGAAACTGTAATTCTCCTGGCCTTGGCATAGTTTTCATGCCCCTTGCTCTGCACAAGAGACCCAACCACATCATATTCTGTTTTGCAGCACAGCATACACAGTTTCCAAAGTTCATCATCACTTTTATGTTTTTCtattactttatcctggtcagggttgcaggggggtGGCGGCTTTCCCGGAATCACAGGGCGCAATGCtgtcacaccctggacaggacgccaatccatcatggaGCTTCGGCCATCCCTTTATAGGCAATCACGTCTGTATGTAGCTGCCCATCTGTCAATTCAAAGTTGTTGgcaaaataaaaagctttagcTGTTAGAAATTGAATTTACAATTCTGACAGcatacaaaacaacaacaaaaaactgtattgttttttaattattttaagaaaAGTTCACAGGTTGTTGCATCACAAAAACACCACATGACTTCTGTAATGCACTAATAAATGACTCACCTACATGTGCCAGTTATGACATGTAGATGAAGATGAATTTATAAGCAGCTAGCAGTTGCAGGTCAATGGAGCACATTCACTAATTTCTGAATCACAGTTAGAAAGGATCAGTCTATCATATCACCTTGTATGACCCAGGTTAAAGTATTAAAAACttcatgtgtataaaatatgataaaagtATTGTAAATTACAGAACCTCAAGTCTAAGCACATTTCaaacccatttcaaaaacattttaattttattgctTTGAATCCATTTTATTaacttaaaataatttaaatttgaatGATTCATAATCAAacaagatgtttaaaaactaaacAAGTGATTAAAGGGATTTTAGACTTTTCAGCCACTACAATGcataatcattaaaataattcaaaaaaTTATTTCAAGAAAAAAGGCTAAAAATCACTGATAAATGCCTGTGACCTTTCATTCCTTAAATGGCAGTGAAATGAAAAACAGCATGCCTGTGGACAGATTTCACAACATGGATCATTGTCAAAAAAAACTAGCATCTATGAATGTTTGTAAAGTACTATGCACAGCAGAAGCCATATGTCATAAGCCATAGTTCTCTGCTCCCTGgctcaaatgaaaaaaaaaaaaactattacacAGTTAAATTACCTTTACCATATTTGTGGAAATAAAGTATGTCGGGTTCTCCTGGCCAAAGAAGAAAAGGAGGTGATTATTACCAGCCTTAAGTTTAATAGTGTATCAATGCTCACAGTTCTGGTAACTTGAATTCTTaactaaaacatttattttaaatggcaGCCCTTCATCCATTACagtttttaaaagtttatttgatttatttattcatcattaatgtaaatttaattaCTTACATACTCaatcataatttaaataataacttTATGAAAAAAATTGTTACTTTATACCATGGTATTCTGATACAAAAACATTCATATTGGGTATAAAATCAAAGCTAAAATGGTTGACAAATGAAATATAGAAGTTCAAAGCTTTAAACAGAATCTTGGTTTTAAATATGGATAAACAGTtgcaaaaatagaaataaaatgcttattgtggaTCACCTGGTGAGGCTGTGGATCTTAAGCAAATaacatacaggtccttctcaaaaaattagcatattgtgataaagttcattattttccataatgtaatgataaaaattaaactttcatatatttttgattcattgcacaccaactgaaatatttcaggtcttttattgttttaatactgatgattttggcatacagctcatctcaaaaaattagcatatcatgaaaaggttctctaaatgagctattaacctaatcatctgaatcaacgaattaactctaaacacctgcaaaagattcctgaggcttttaaaaactcccagcctggttcattactcaaaactgcaatcatgggtaagactgccgacctgactgctgtccagaaggccatcattgacaccctcaagcaagagggtaagacacagaaagaaatttctaaacgaataggctgttcccagagtgctgtatcaaggcacctcagtgggaagtctgtgggaaggaaaaagtgtggcagaaaacgctgcacaacgagaagaggtgaccggaccctgaggaagattgtggagaagggctgattccagaccttgggggacctgcggaagcagtggactgagtctggagtagaaacatccagagccaccgtgcacaggcgtgtgcaggaaatgggctacaggtgccgcattccccaggtcaagccacttttgaaccagaaacagcagcactggactgttgctcagtggtccaaagtactgttttcggatgaaagcaaattttgcatgtcattcggaaatcaaggtgccacagtctggaggaagactggggagaaggaaatgccaaaatgcctgaagtccagtgtcaagtacccacagtcagtgatggtctggggtgccatgtcagctgctggtgttggtccactgtgttttatcaagggcagggtcaatgcagctagctatcaggagattttggagcacttcatgcttccatctgctgaaaagctttatggagatgaagatttcatttttcagcacgacctggcacctgctcacagtgccaaaaccactggtgaatggtttactgaccatggtattactgtgctcaattggcctgccaactctcctgacctgaaccccatagagaatctgtgggatattgtgaagagaaagttgagagacacaagacccaacactctggatgagcttaaggccgctatcgaagcatcctgggcctccataacacctcagcagtgccacaggctgattgcctccatgccacgccgcattgaagcagtcatttctgcaaaaggattcccgaccaagtattgagtgcataactgaacataattatttgaaggttgactttttttgtattaaaaacacttttcttttattggtcggatgaaatatgctaattttttgagataggaattttgggttttcatgagctgtatgccaaaatcatcagtattaaaacaataaaagacctgaaatatttcagttggtgtgcaatgaatctaaaatatatgaaagtttaatttttatcattacattatggaaaataatgaactttatcacaatatgctaattttttgagaaggacctgtattataaaataaaaactgtcaCACATTTAGAGGTCAAATTTGCATCAAAATGCTCTTTAATGTCTTTAAAAGAGGACACTGACTCAACACATATCCTTACAACACAACCCCATAGTTTTCATTTGATACCACACAATGTCAAGCTATTGCTTTCTAACTCTGaactttataaaaataatataagatGTTCCACTGGTACCAGGAGGGGGGTAGTACAAACTTTAccaaaataaactttttttcagagcagagaaataattaaaaagacatGCATGATTGCCATGCAAAGGGGTTAATAAAAATCCACTGAACTTATTCAAACCCTACTTTCTCTTCCcaacttaaaactcaatgccgtgctttcttttcctttctctTCCCATAacagcatgtgtgtgtctgttgtctCCATAAACAAAACTTGAAAAACAACACTCATGAGTCTTCCTCTAGATTTAGTCCATGTTTCTCGATGTATCGTCTGTAATAAGAGAGAGGAAGGTGTTAGCGTAGGTGGCTAGAATGGTCCAGTTATACAGTTTATGCCtccaaaacatttttgtttactgTCAATTTTTTACATGGTGGTGAGAAACCAATAATACTCATCCTCTCTAAAGCCTTTCCACTTTAGGGTAATTATAATGCAGTCATTGGTAACCTGCCAATCTGCATTGCTACATAAGTGCTACAGCCTGCTCACTACATGATAAAATATGGAGTCTTCATAATACTTTTAAACTGCAGAAACCGACATCTAGATGCATTTTGTACAGATTCTGCCTAAGACTAGTGCATCCTAAGATTAATTTACTCAGTGCAAAATGAGTAATTTAAGATAAATGACCAATTACTTTGTATATTACTTTATACAATAGCttacaatataaatatttattaggtGTATCAGCTTCAGGACTTACCTTCTTGCATACTCGTACAAAGCCGCTTTTCTTTCCTGTAAAGACATGTGTCTGTGTTCTGGTGATTTCCCAAACGATTTGGCTGTTGGCTGTAGATTAAATGACAAAAGGAATGAATAAAATGCTCATTCAAACATGGACAAACTTGAACTTCAGCATGCAAGACATGACAAGCAAGTTAAGTGGACTATCAAGTCTTAGGTCATAGAAAAAACACTGTCTTTTGGTATCAGTCAAACTAGCTTAACCATACAGGTTTAATGTAATACCATTACAGTCAGCCCCAGAATAATTGCCATCACCTGAGTGCCATATACAACTAATGTCATGTTGAAAATATAGTCAAATGTCATGAGTGAAGTTAAATTGTTCAAAGAAaatagatcttttttttttttttttttttttaaacaccaccacaccacCCCTATTGTCCCCATACCTGCACCCTCCTTTCTCATTATACAATGTAACTaaagtatgtttttatttagattttatgtCTAATTTGCTCCAATATTTAGAATCGCTTAATGAAATTACTGATTAAACAAATTTCTGAATCAGTGGCAGAGGAAGGAGTTCTTGATTTAGCCTGGCAAACTGATGCAAGATAAGAGAAACCAAGGCAAgctaaatatgtaaaaatgtatGCACACAAGAACTTCTCAACTTTAGCTCATTTGTTAGAAGGGATGTGCCAAACCCATTTTGTTATTTCAGATACTTCAAATGAAGTGTATTTTTACCAATTATAACTCTGATCTTAATACTGGATAGGTGTTTTTCACCCCCACcccagtctttttttttttttaccctactTTACATTCTTTATCCTGATTAAGGCATGACATAGTTCAGAGCTACTCAAACACTGGGCCTAATAAAGGAAGAAACTCTAGATATGACGGGATAGATATAAGATAGATATTGTGTTGGTATTTTCTTATTGCATGTACCGATGGTGTAGTTAAGTGCCAGTATCCAGACTGATACcaataaatatgtatttgaTGCATTTCTCAAAATACTATTTCATAGAATAATTATATGCaaaaattataattacattttaccaCTGAAAAAACCTTGAGATTGGCAAGACAGCATGCTAGTtttacatacaggggttggacaaaataactgaaacacctgtcattttagtgtgggaggtttcatggctaaattggaccagtctggtggccaatcttcattaattgcacattgcaccagtaagagcagagtgtgaaggttcaattagcagggtaagagcacagttttgctcaaaatattgcaatgcacacaacattatgggtgacataccagagttcaaaagaggacaaattgttggtgcacgtcttgctggcgcatctgtgaccaagacagcaagtctttgtgatgtatcaagagccacggtatccagggtaatgtcagcataccaccaagaaggacaaaccacatccaacaggattaactgtggacgcaagaggaagctgtctgaaagggatgttcgggtgctaacccggattgtatccaaaaaacataaaaccacggctgcccaaatcccggcagaattaaatgtgcacctcgactctcctgtttccaccagaactgtccgtcgggagctccacagggtcaatatacacggccgggctgctatagccaaacctttggtcactcgtgccaatgccaaacgtcggtttcaatggtgcaaggagcgcaaatcttgggctgtggacaatgtgaaacatgtattgttctctgatgagtccacctttactgttttccccacatccgggagagttacggtgtggagaagccccaaagaagcgtaccacccagactgttgcatgcccagagtgaagcatgggggtggatcagtgatggtttgggctgccatatcatggcattcccttggcccaatacttgtgctagatgggcgcgtcactgccaaggactaccgaaccattctggaggaccatgtgcatccaatggcagtgccgtgtatcaggatgacaatgcaccaatacacacagcaagactggtgaaagattggtttaatgaacatgaaagtgaagttgaacatctcccatggcctgcacagtcaccagatctaaatattattgagccactttggggtgttttggagaagcgagtcaggaaacgttttcctccaccagcatcacgtagtgacctggccactatcctgcaagaagaatggcttaaaatccctctgaccactgtgcaggacttgtatatgtcatttccaagatgaattgacgctgtattggccgcaaaaggaggccctacaccatactaataaattattgtggtctaaaaccaggtgtttcagttattttgtccaacccctgtagaatTTAATACAGTAATACTTCAGAGGTGCAATTTTTTGCAGTTCtggttgttttatttttctgatAATGAATGCAGGCTGAATGATGCCTTTAGGTAAGGCAAGTACTTTCCTTTGATGCTGGCACAATGTATTTGCATGTCAGGCACCAGCTGGACATTTGGGTGTGTCTGAGTGCACCTTTGTAGAGAATTTGTAAGGTAATGGTTGTTAGTAGTTCTTTACTGACAGTTTGGCATGTCAGGGGCCTATAGAATTAGTCAGGTTGTGAGTGAAGCACATCTATTACCCTTACCTCTAGAGTAGGTGGTGGGGAAGCAACAGGAGATTTGGTGGAGGTTGAGGGTCGGGATGGACCTGCTGCCGGCTCTGTGTGATACTGCTCGGTGCTCTCTAGCAGGTTGGTAATAGTTGTATCCACACAGTTTGTTTGCACTAAAAGCAGAATCATTTGGAGAATCAGAAAGATAAGTCTCTTTATCAACAACATACAATAAAAATGATGCCAgaagaaaaatgttaatattaAGCATCCTAAGCATAGACAGAATGCTCCATTACAGTCGTGAGTTGTTTGAGTTTGAGGAATACAAAAGTTGTCTTACACAAGTCTCTGGTTATAACACTGAGAGGTACGTCAGGAAGGACATCCTTCACTTGAAGTGCCATGCGCATCACTCTAGGGTCTTCTGCTCCTACATTTGAGCTCAGGAAACCATGTGCCACAGTACGAGGTCTGGCACCCAAATCTACTCAGACAGATAGATGTGAAATGTTAGAAAGATTTTTTTCCTTCTCAGTACATTATATGGCAAAAAGTATAAAGATGTTTCAACCACACCCATTGTGAACAACAGTTGTGTAAAATCAATTACAATTtccaatttaattttgtggcaacagtttggagaaAGCCCTTTTGGTCCACAGACTAAGGTCctcatggtttgatgagtttgatgtGGAGGACCCCAGTATTCtgaacaaagccctgacctcatcctCACTGAGCACATTAAGTAGGATCACTGACTGCCTAGCAGACCGGTAATTTGTGAGTATTTAACATTGTTTTGGCAGTTGCATTTGCACTTTTCAAGTCATGAGTGATACAGCAGGATTTTGTATTCAGGCTATTATGTCTGGTTGGTATTATGGAGTATCTACTACACTATGATCACTGAGCTGTGTAATAGGAGTAGCACAGTGACACATGTAAAGTGTATTAAGCTTTAACATGGTCATTAGATTATATCACAGAAAACTGTACTATCCAGTTTCTCAGCACTGATACTGTACTTACCCCGGTGAATGGTGTGGGAAACTGTGTGCCGTTTCCTTTTGATGTGTTCAGCTTTGTCTGCCTTGGTGATCTGGGTTGAGACAACACCCAGCTCAGTGGCCAGAAGCTAAAGAACGTAACAATAGATATAACGagatcaaacacacaaataatttcatttaaagCAATTCAGCATGTAGTGGACATTGATGTGTGTACAGTTCAGCAAATGGTTCTGGTAACCCGGTCATGACATGAAAAAAGAACTGGGTGTTTATTCtggtttattctttttttaaatggtttaaaCATTCTGGATGACTGACTTTGATGCAACAGTTTGTTGTCTGAGTGAATAAACAAAACCCggatgttttaaaaaccatttgACCTGAATTTTGGTGAATACAGTATAAAGACAAAATAttgaatgcattaaaatcaagtTTAATCAATCTTATATTGCACTTCATTATGCCTGAACTGTTCCAGACCATCTTAGCATCTGCGCTCTCGTTCTACAAAGTTCACATGCAGAAGACATACATGGTAGGTTATGTTGTTTCCAAGTACCCCTGTGTGCATTACCCATTCATTTGGctctaacacacccccataccatgacaccccCATACACGGCTTTTAAACTACTTCTTGGCAACAAACTATTCTTTTCCTCTTTAGCCCTGAGAACACTGTCCAAAGTTACTACTTGGCATCAAACCATCTCAAGTAAGTCCTGGGAAAACAGTGACGTTTCAGGATGTTAATAAAAAAGGGCTTCTGTTTTGTGTAGTGGAGTCTTAAGTTGTATTAGTTGATACAGCAACAACCTGTGTTTACTGACAAGAGCTTGTCACAGTAATGCTGAGCAGATGTAAACAAAGTTTTTAAATGGTTAGAAAACAGTGAAAGTTCACCCAGTTTTTCACTGCCCCTATCATAATGCTGCCCATTTTGAATGTATTGCAGACTTTTAATTAGTAATTAgagtatatttataaaaatgaatataGTTGAAGCTTTTTAAGGTGAAAGTGATAAAACAGCTTCTCTTGTTGCCACTTTAAATCTAATTCATGTAAAACAATTAACAAAGCTCTGCTTTctgtttatatttgtattttacttaCTTTCAGAATTGGCTTAATATTTTTTCTTAGAACAGTTTACTTTAATTCTACAGGATAACTTGGCTTGTATATGTACACATTAATTGCTCTGCTGGGATTTCAGTATATTCTATATacccactgagcactttattaagtACAGCTATTGGTACATACATTCACTGATtaatttataagctacacccaATATGCAGATCTATTTGTGAGTATACATTTATTGACTACAGCCCATCTGTCCAGATGTATACTAGtcaatgggctacagtcagtaattgtatatccacaaagttcatctgtgcGGTAGGTGTATCTTATACAATATTCAATGAATATATATAACAGACAGGAGTATCTAATAAAATGCTCAGTAAGTGTACATTTATGATCATACCTCCTGTACTTTGTTGGCAAATTCTTGATCTGATTCTCCATCCTGTCTTTGCACTGGAGGAAGCCACCTAATTGTATTTAAGCAgagaatagaaaataaaataaaaaaggacgATGACAGAAACGACCCAAAAAAATGATTACTTAATCGGTAATAATGGT
The nucleotide sequence above comes from Trichomycterus rosablanca isolate fTriRos1 chromosome 8, fTriRos1.hap1, whole genome shotgun sequence. Encoded proteins:
- the aup1 gene encoding lipid droplet-regulating VLDL assembly factor AUP1 isoform X2 translates to MLYFPVGLCLVLLRIFIGVHVFLVSCALPDSFVRRFIVRVMCSVLGLHVKQNNQRSKDKNVKLYVSNHVTQFDHNIINLLTSCNTPLLEGPSGFVCWARGFMELGTVAGSRAELAQTLRSYCSVPGALPILLFPEEDTTNGRAGLLKFSSWPFSVADSVQPVALMVKRPFIAVNVPETSWLTELLWAFFVPFTVYQVRWLPPVQRQDGESDQEFANKVQELLATELGVVSTQITKADKAEHIKRKRHTVSHTIHRDLGARPRTVAHGFLSSNVGAEDPRVMRMALQVKDVLPDVPLSVITRDLLQTNCVDTTITNLLESTEQYHTEPAAGPSRPSTSTKSPVASPPPTLEPTAKSFGKSPEHRHMSLQERKAALYEYARRRYIEKHGLNLEEDS